The genomic region CGAAGGGGAAGGGCAGGTCCCAACCGCTATCGGTAGGCGCTATCGGCATGCTAACTCCTGTTTTCGTGTCACAGGCGGCTGTCCGCCTGTACTGACCGCGATATGTCATGGTCCATGATGACGTCAACGCGCACCATGGCAAAAAGGATGAGCGCAAATGAGTGAACGACCCGTCAAGGCGGCCGTGCTGGTGATTGGCGATGAAGTCCTTTCGGGGCGCACGCAGGACGTGAATGTCCGCCAGATTGCCGAATTCCTCAGCCCGCTTGGCATCACGCTGGGCGAGGCGCGTGTGGTCAGCGATGTGCAAGATGACATCGTGGAGGCGCTGAACGCGCTGCGGACCCGCTGGGACTATGTATTCACGACTGGCGGTATTGGTCCCACACACGATGATATCACCGCAGATGCGGTCGCTGCCGCTTTCGGGCGCCCAATCGATGTACGTGCCGATGCGCTGGAGATTCTCAACACCTGGTATGCCAACTCCGGCACGCAGCTGACACCGGCCCGCCTGCGCATGGCGCGCATTCCCGATGGCGCGGAACTGATCGCCAACCCCGTTACCGGCGCGCCGGGCTTCCAGCTCGAAAACGTGTTCGTGCTGGCGGGGGTGCCGAAGATCGCGCGCGGCATGCTGGAAGACATTGCACACCGGCTGAAGGGCGGGGCGGTCACGCAATCGGCCAGCATCCGCCTTGAGGGCGTGCGCGAGGGCGATATCGCGGAAATGCTGGGGCAGGCTGCCGTCAGCTTTCCTGCCGTCTCCATCGGTTCCTACCCCTGGTTTGAGGAGCTGGCAGGCGGCGGGCTTTCGCGCGGCGTGGCGGTGGTGCTGCGTTCGGCAGATGGCGCGGCGCTCGCAAAGGCAGAGCAGACACTCAGATCACAGCTGCCCGCACAGCCCTGACTGGCACTCGCCGCGTGCGGTTGGATTAGCAGCAAGCGCGCCCAACCGTTGCTTCACCGCTCCTCCTCCCCCGCCACCAGCTAAACGGCGCGTAGGGAGGGCGATATTGTTGGGCGTTGCCGTTGCCAGTGCCAACTGGATCCCGGCAGGGTTAGTCATTTAAGCCTTCAGGCTCTTAGGTTTCCATATCGTACAGCTCACGTGTCAGAGTTATACTCCCAAGCGATGCAGTATCGCCTGCCAGCCCTTCTTTTTATCTTCCGTTCAAACACCTGCTGTTGTGCTGCGTTATGGGGCAGCCGCACAATGCGGGTGTCATCTAACGGAGCTTCTTGTTCATCAATCGCCCATGTAAACGACATCGACGAACTGAACGTTAAAATTTTCACCGCCCTAACGTCCACACTATCGAGGAATTTAACATAAAACTCCACATTTTTCGGCAGCCAAGGGTTAAGTATTATCGAAAATACCGGCTCGGGAGCATTTTTTACTGAACGCGCGATGATCGAGAATTTGAAGGCACGTTCGCGTCCGGGAATGAGCGCTTCGCCGAAATCAATTTCCATGAAGCTCATTAGCCTGCCGCGAAGGTTAAGCGGCCTGAATGTCAGGCCTTCATCGCTTACAAATTCTAGCGGTGAATCTCCAGTCCATTGGTACCCAAACAGATAGCTTCGAACGCCGGACTTCAGTGCCACTATATTATTCTCAAAATTAAATTCTTGATGCAGCCTGCCTTTTACAATGCAATGCCGCTTTTGAGAAATGATCCTTATGGATTGATTCTCACTGTGCTGAAAATATCGAGTCTTTTTGTACATATCTATTATTGCAATAAAAAATACAGAGGTAAATATAGATGTTATTAATATAACTGTCAGCAAAACTGGAAGAATTTCACTAGTAGTTAATGTGTCATCAATGGATATTAATGCAAGCGCCCACGTAAGCGCAATAGTTAGGATGCTAAATAATGATACACCTATGAGCTCGCTTATGCTTGCAAGAACATGAGTTATTTGTAGGATTCGGTTCGTGAGTGCTGAAAATTTCATATTTATTATTTCAGGTTATGATTAGCTTCATTCGAAGGGCGAAGCATATTTTAATGAATCGATTGAAACCTTGAGTATTCTGATCGAACGAGTCAAGTGTAAATTTGGTGCGTTCACTGCCTCTGGAATATTTCAAGGCGGTGATGCCAACGATTGCGATTTGGTGATGCGAAGCGTTTGATAAACAAGTTGAAAAGTTTGATTTGATTTTGGACCGTGCCACCCCCTCCGTCTCCATCGGTTCCTACCCCTGGTTTGAGGAGCTGGCAGGCGGCGGGCTTTCGCGCGGCGTGGCGGTGGTGCTGCGTTCGGCAGATGGCGCGGCGCTCGCAAAGGCAGAGCAGACACTCAAATCACAGCTGCCTGCACAGCCCTGACCGGCACTCGCCGCTTGCCCCGTCTGGCGGGCATGCCTAACTTGACGGGCAACACATGACGCATTTCCGCGAGACAGGATATTTCCCGATGATGGCTGACGGCTTCCGCGCTCACCCGATCCGCAATGATGATGAGGACGCTCCTGAAAAGGACGCCGCCCCGGCGGGGGAGGACTTTGTCGGCAAGGCCCTCTTTGAAAGCCGCACCATCCTCATTACCGGCGGTATCAGCGACAAGGTGGCCCGCTCGGTCTGCGCGCAGCTTTTCGCGCTGGCGGCCAAGAGCGATGATCCGATCCTGGTGGTGATTTCCTCGCCCGGCGGGCATGTCGAGTCTGGCGACATGATCCATGACACGATGAAGTTCATCAAACCGCGCGTGATCGTGCTGGGGTCGGGCTGGGTGGCGTCTGCGGGCGCGCTGATCTTTGTCGGTGCCGAGAAGCAGGATCGCTACTGCCTGCCCAATACGCGCTTCCTCATCCACCAGCCTTCGGGCGGCGCGGGCGGCGCGGCCAGCGATATCGAGATCCAGGTGCGCGAAATGCGCATGATGCGTGACCGGCTGAACCGCATCTTTGCCGAAGCCACGGGCCAGTCGCTGGAGCGTATCGAGAAGGATACTGACCGCGATTTCTGGCTGACGGCCAAGGACGCGATCGAATACGGGCTGTGCCACAAGATCGTGACGCGTCAGGACGAGATCAAGCGCTAGGCGTATCAGGCGCACATTAGCGGGCGTGGCGGAACTGGTAGACGCACCGGACTTAAAATCCGTTGGAGGGCAACCTCCGTGCCGGTTCGAGTCCGGCCGCCCGCACCACTCTTGGTTTCCGCAGCCCATCCGGGCTGCGATGTTCCGCGAAAAGTCGCGGGCGCGCGGTTGCGCTCTTCGGACGGCGGAACGCCGTCCGCAAGGCCAAATGCATATAAAACAATGGCCTACAATTAGGCGTAGCCTTCCGCCTCCGCCTTGCGCAGTAATTCGTCCATGATGTAATCCGGGTGGCGATGAGTGAACATGTATTCTATAGCGCTGCGCCATATGAGTAGATTTGTGGTCACATAACACTCATCATCACAAGGATAGTATTGATTGGCGGGCTCGCTGTGAAAATTGTCCATGTTTAAAACGCGTGTTGGGCTAATAGGGAAATGAATGGTAGTTTCAGGGTCATTTATACCACTGAATTCCAGAGACGGATGGCAGAACGTGATCGGCGCATCCGAGGTAATGAAAGCAGGGCGTGGGGCCATCATCATTGACCAACGCATGTTCATGAAAATTTTTGCAAAAATGACAGCGCTTTCAATCTGCCGGAACCAGATTTTCTTAACGTCATCCGTATCAGCGGCACGAAAAGTTTCCCATGACGTATCGTCGAAATCGAATGTGCGGTCGCCAACTGTGACCCGATCAGGCGGCTCGTTGAACTGGGAAAACAGCTTCACCAAATGCTCGTGCATCTTGCTGTGTTCTTCAAGTGTGCGTGGGTTGCGAAGAAACATTGTTGCTGCCAAGAGCGACACTATCTTCCGTAAAGGTTGCCAGCTCAGATCAACAACATCTCGTTGAAGTGTCCGCCAAATTGGACTGCCGAACCATTGTTCTAAGTCTGCAAGCTTTTTTTCCAAGGCATCGTTAAGACTGCCAGTGGTGTCATCATGGGTGGAATAAAGGTGACGCTTGTAAGCTACCTTTTCGATAAGCTTCAATTGGGCATCACCTTTTGTATGGCTGAACCGCCAGATCCGCTCTGCATCGTGTTCTGCCGCGAATGCGCGCAGATAAGCTTGAGGTACCCAATGGCTATTTTTAGTCCGTTGACGGTTGTGGTTTTGCTTCTGGCTCATCTGAGCATATTGGCACAAATCAAGAACAGCGCAATCGGCTTTCGCGGCAGTCTTTTTCCCTGAATTGCTGGTTTCCAGATAGGCCTCCGGGCTTCTGGAATGACGAATTGGAGGGGGCGAGATATCAGCGAAGCCGGACCACGCTTGTACGGCGCTTGTACCCGGCAGGCCGCGCTACACCTGCACGGGCTCACACCGCAGCAGCGAAAAAGTTTGCCTGAAAGGTAAGGATATCGCCGGGAATCCCTTGCGTTGGCGGCCTGCGCGCATAACGCTATGCGCCATGTTCGGGGATATGGGCGCACTCTGCATTGACCGGCCGGGCTGCAATGACCGGGCCTTGCCTGTTTTTCAACGGGTTAGGCTGTCATGAGCGGCGATATCACGCGTGACATCTTCTTTCAGAATCACCCCGACCCCATGCTCATATACGAGCTGGCGACGCGCCGTATTCTGGTGGTCAACCAGACCTTCCAGATCCGCTATGGCTACACGCAGGATGATCTGAAAACCCTGCGCCTTGATGATCTCCACCCCGATGAGGAGCTGGAGAAGCTGGAATCCAACGTGGCAGCGGTCAGCGAAGGTCTCGATCGGGCCGGGATCTGGCAGCATCGGCTCAAATCCGGCGAGTTCATCCATGTGGAGATCACCTCCCATACGATGGAGTACAAGGGCAAGGCGTGCGAGCTGGTCGTAGCCCGTGACATGACCGAGCGTGTACGTTTCGAGAAGGAACGCGATCAGGCGCTCAAGCGCGAGGAAGTTCTGCGCAGCCGTGCCGAGGCTGCGGCCTATCATTTCCAGTCGCTGTTTGAATCCGCGCCGGGCATGCTGCTTGTGCTGGAGCCGGAGGACTACACCATCGTGGCGATCAGCGACGCCTATCTGAACGCCACGAAGCGCCGCCGGTCCGACATTATGGGCAAGCCGCTTTTCGACGTGTTTCCCGATGATCCTGATGACCCTGAGGCCAATGGTGTTGCTGCCGTCACCGCTGTTCTGGAACGGGTGAAGGATAGCGGGCTGTCGGAGGCCCTGCCGCTGGTGCGCTTTCCCATTGAACGGCCAGAAGAAGAGGGCGGCGGGTTTGAGGAGCGCTGGTGGCTGTCTGTGTTTTCTGCCGTCAATGGCCCCGATGGCCGCGCGCAGTATGTGATCTGCCGGTCTGAGGACGTGACGGGGCTGATTGCCGGTCAGAACCGTGATGCCGACCAGCTGGCTGCCGAGCTGGCGGAGCGGCCGCTCGAGCTCGACCTGATGGTACATTCACGCGAGCTGCGCGAAGCGACGCTGCGGCTCAATGAGCGCGAAGCGAGTATACGCACGGTGGAGCGCCTGCTGGCTCTGGGCCAGTGGCGGTTCGACCTGCAGACCCAGAAGCTGGAATGGTCAGACAGCACGTTCCGGATGTACGGGCTGGACCCGGAGACATGTGAGCCCGATTACGATCTCTATGTCAGCCTGGTTCACCCTGATGACCGCGCAAGGATGGAAAGCTGGTTTGCCGATTTCATCGAGTCCGGTGAACGCAGCGGCGAGTTCTGGCACCGCATCGTGCGCCCTGATGGCCGCGTGATTACGGTTCGCGGTGTCGCCGAACGTGCCATAACCCCGGAGGGCGAGGCGACCACCGGGTTCGTTCAGGACATTACCGGCCAGCTGGAAACCGATGCGCGGCTGAGCGAAGCAGACCATTTGCTGCGTCTGGCTGGCAAATCGGCCCGTTTTGGCGCCTGGCGGGTGGATCTGGGGCGTGGCGTCGCCGAGTGGTCTGAAGAAGTGGCGGATATCCACGACATGCCCGGCACGCGGGAACTGCCGGTGGATGAGGCTATCGGCTTCTACGCACCGGAAAGCATTGACCGGCTGCGGGAGGTTTATGAGCACTGTATCAATACCGGAGAACCCTTCGACGAGATGCTGGTCATCATCAGCGCGAAGGGAAGGCGGGTCTGGTGCCGCTCGATCGGTGAAGCTGAACGCAATGCTGCTGGGGAGGTGATCGCGGTACGCGGCGCGTTCCAGGACATCTCCGAACTGGTGTCGGCCCGCCTTGAAAGCGCGGAGCTGGCCGAGCGCCTGCAGAACACACTCAACACGATGAGCGATGCCTTCTACCTGCTTGATGAGGGGATGTGTTTTTCCTTCGTCAACAAGGAGGCGGAGCGGGCGCTGCGCACGCCGCGCCAGGACCTGCTGGGCAAGCATGTCTGGGAGGCGTTCCCCGGCGCACGTGAAGCGCTGGAGCCCTACTACCAGCAGGCGGTTGATACGGGCGAGAGCGCGAACACATCCTTCTGGTACGATGAGCTTGGTGTGTGGTTCCGGGTGAGGGTGCATCCCGGCCCGGACGGTCTGGCCGTGTATTTTCAGGACATCACCGAGGAGCGGCAGGCACAGGAGCAGCTCTATCTTCTGGAAAAGGCGGTCGCGCGCGCCAATGATGTCGTAGTTATCGCCGACAGCAAGGTCACTGATGAAGGGCCCAGAATAGTTTATGTCAACGACGCATTCGAGCGGGTGTTCGGGTATACCCGCGACGAGGTGGTTGGCCAATCAACCAGCATATTGCGTGGTCCCCTCACAGACCCGGAGACGCTAGAGGAGATATTTGCAGCGTTCAGGGCCATGGCGCCGGTACGGACCGAGATTGTGCACTATACCAGGTCCGGCGAGGGGCGCTGGATGGATGTCGCCGCGGTGCCGATCACCGATACGGAAGGGCGTCACACGCACTGGCTGGGCGTGCAGCGCGACATTACCGAGCGCAAACGTGACGAGGAAGCGCTCCGGATCGCGCGCGACGAGGCCGAAGAGGCCAACCGGCTGAAGTCGGAGTTTCTGGCCAATATGAGCCACGAAATCCGCACCCCGCTCAACGGCGTGCTGGGGATGTCGCAATTGCTGGCCCGTACGGACCTTGATGCCCGCCAGACACGGATGATCGAGACGGTGCAGACCTCTGGCAAGGCGCTGTTGTCGATCATCAACGACATTCTGGACCTGTCCAAGATTGAGGCCGGCCTGATGACCATCGAACCGGAGGCGGTTGAGGTCGACGCCTTGTGTGAACAGGCTCTGTCGTCGGTCAGGGGTACGGCACAGAACAAGGCGCTGGCGCTTGATCTTGCCATTGATGAAGCGGTTCCCGGACACATAACGGCCGACCGGCGGCGCCTGGCCCAGGTTCTGATTAATCTGCTGGGCAATGCGGTAAAGTTCACCGAGGCCGGATCGGTCTGGCTGAACGTGGACTGCCCGGACGCGCAAACCATCCGTTTCGAGGTGACCGATACCGGGCCGGGGATCAGCCCGCAGCAGGCGGAGCATATTTTTGACCGCTTCCGGCAGGTGGACGCCTCCTATGCCCGCCGGCATGAGGGTACGGGGCTCGGCCTGGCGCTGAGCAAGGAGTTCACCAGCCTGATGGGCGGGCATATTACCCTGCATTCCCGGCCCGGCGAGGGTTCGCGCTTTGCCGTTCATCTGCCGCTGGTGACGACCAGGGCCGGGGCGGATGGCGGGCATGAGGCGGCGAATGTCGTCAGCCTGCCCAAGGACATGGGCCGTATTCTCGTTGCGGAGGACAACGCGACCAATCGCGAGACGCTGGAGATGTTTCTTGATGAGCTGGGCCTGGCCCGCCCGGTCTGCGTTACCAATGGACGCGACGCGGTGGAGCGCGCGCTGGCGGAAGATTTTTCGCTCATCATCATGGATATTTCCATGCCCGTCATGTCAGGGCTGGACGCGATCCGCGCGATCCGGGCCAGCACGTCGCGCCGGCGCGACATACCCATTCTGGCGTTGACGGCACACGCCGCGCTGCAGGATCGCGAAGAGTGTCTGCAAGCAGGCGCTAACGATTATCTCGCCAAACCTGTTGATCTCGCGGCGCTGGCGAGCGCATTGTCGAAACTGGTGAGCAAGCGGGCTGCAGGCTGACAGCCTTTGAAAGGATGTTGAATGGGGCAGGCATCAAATGGCGAACTGAGCGTAGCCATTATCGATGACGATCCGGTCGAGACCGAAATCCTCTCCATCCTCATGGACGAGGTATTTGAGGCGGTCGAGATTTCGAGCTTCGGGACGGTCAGCGAGTTTCTGGATGGCAGCCGGCATGCGAGCTTCCAGCTTGTATTCCTCGACCGGCGCCTGCCGCCTTATTCCAGCTTTGATGAGACCTTGCCGCTGGTTGTGCCGGCCGCGCCACAGGCGGCCATCCTGCTGATTACGGCTCATACATTCGAGCGGGTGGATCTCTCGGCCTATCCCAATGTGGCCGGGCCGTTTGCCAAGCTGGATCTGATGACGCCGGACGATCTGCGCGCGCTTATCGGCAAGCATCTGCCCCATTGAGGCAACACGCCATGCTGGTGTCCCCACAAGAGGCCATGGTCCGCGAGCAGGCGGTGTTCATCGATGCGAGCTGGTTCATGCCGGCCAGCGGCAGGACCGGGCGCGATGCCTTTGCGCAGACCCGCATTGCCGGCGCGCTCTTTTTCGACATTGATGCGGTGGCAGACCTGACCAGTCCTCTGCCCCATATGGCACCGGGCAGCGCCACGCTGTCGCGCTGGTTCGCGGCACATGCCCTTCAACCTGGCCAGACGCTCATCATCTACGATCAGAATACGGGCTTTGCCGCGCCGCGCGTCTGGTGGACGCTGCGCCGGTTCGGCCTCTCGCCCCTGATCCTCGATGGCGGGTTTGCCGCCTGGAGTGCCGCGGGCGGGGCGGTGGAGACCGGCCCTGCGCCGGAGCCTGCTGTCACGGCAACAGGGCCCGACCTGCACCTCATCAATGATGATGCCATGCGCTGGAACGATGTGCTCCACCACATTGAGGCGGGCGACGCTCTGATCGTCGATGCCCGCCCGCCCGGACGCTTCGCCGGCACCGATCCTGAACCGCGCGCTGGCTTGAAGTCCGGCCACATGCCGGGCGCGGTGAATCTGCCCTCTGGCCGCCTGCTGGACGGGGAGGGGCGGTTTCTGCAGGGCGAAGCGCTGGCGGCTGCATTGCCAGCCACGGACCGTCACCAGCGCATCATCTGCACGTGCGGGTCCGGTGTGACGGCCGCCATTCTCCATGCCGGGTTCACGGCAGCGGGTTTCAAGGATGTCTGGCTGTATGACGGCTCATGGACCGAATGGGCGGGCCGGGGTGATCTGCCGATTGTAAAAAGCTGAACAGCGTTCACTTCCCCATCTCGACACCGCGTCAAACCGCGCTAGCTTGCGGTGCAGCAAACATGTTTCAAGGGGAGGGCCAGATGGCCGGACTGGACATTCTCGAAGGACGCCTCAGCGTGCCTGTCATTGGCGCGCCGCTTTTCATCATTTCCCATCCTGATCTGGTCATCGCCCAGTGCAAGGCAGGGGTGGTGGGGTCCTTCCCGGCGCTCAATGCCCGCCCGCAGAGCCAGCTCGATGAATGGCTGGATCAGATCACGTCAGAGCTGGACAGCTATAACCGCGCCAATCCGGACAAACCGGCTGCGCCCTTTGCCGTGAACCAGATCGTCCACCGCTCAAACGAGCGGCTGGAAGCGGACATGGAAACCTGCGCGAAATACAAGGTGCCGCTGGTCATCACCTCGCTGGGTGCGCGTGAAGACCTCAATAATGCCGTCCACTCCTGGGGCGGCAAGACGCTGCACGACATCATCAATGTGCGCTTTGCCAACAAGGCGCTGGAAAAGGGCGCGGACGGCCTCATCGCCGTGTGTTCGGGCGCGGGCGGCCATGCCGGCACGCTTTCTCCCTTCGCGCTGATCGCCGAAATCCGCGAGTTTTTCGACGGCCCGTTGCTGGTCTCCGGCGCGATCTCGACCGGCGCTGGCGTGCTGGCTGCGCAGGCCATGGGCGCGGACTATGCCTATATCGGCTCAGCCTTTATTGCGACGGCTGAGGCGCGCGCGACCGAGAGCTACAAGCAGGGCATTGTGGAGGGGCGGGCGGACGATATCGTCTACACCAACCTCTTCACCGGCGTGCATGGCAATTATCTGAAAAAATCCATTACGGATGCCGGTCTTGATCCGGATAATCTGCCTGAAAGCGATCCTTCGAAGATGAATTTTGGTTCGGGCAGCAATTCGGCCGCCAAGGCATGGAAGGATATCTGGGGTTCCGGTCAGGGCATCGGCTCGGTCGACAAGGTGCGCTCGACGGCAGACTATGTGGACCTGCTCAAGGCCCAGTACGCAGCCGCGAAAAAGCGGGTTTGCTGAGCGGCCATTTATTTGGCGTTTCACCGGCGCAAGCCGGTGCCCAGTCTTTCTGGATCCCGGCTTTCGCCGGGAAAACGCGGATGTGGAGATTGTAGGAAGCGATACAACCACACGTCACCCCACACACCAAAACCTCCGCCAGGTTTACCTGCGAGAGTATGGAAGGGGTGCGGACGGCCCTTCGGGGCCGGATAGGGTAGTCGGGGCAGTTCATGCGTGGCCTTTAAGGGCCGTCCGCACTGCGAAGGGCTTTGTCTTCCCGTATCCCCATTAAGCCCCATGAGGGGCAGTGAAGGGCGCGCCATCGTCGACCATGACCGCCAGACACCTGGAGCGGGGGACATTTGTCCCTCGCGCCGGTCTGCATGTGAGCGTGCCGCGAACATGCCCTTCCACCAGACCGGCAAGACACATCATACGGGCAGGCGAGGGGGAGGGGGATAAGTTGGGGAATTAGTTGTAGCTGAAACCCCGGAACGCCGCAGGCGTATTCGGGGCCTGTCTCAGACCATCCTGCACGAGGTCCCGGCTCTGCGCTGCGCTTGGCCGGGATTTCAGTGTTGGAGAGCCTCTAGATGCTCGTCAGCCAGTCGGGCTTTACGTATTTGTGGCCGAGATCGCGGGCGACCGGCTCATAGGTGACATGGCCTTCGGCCACGTTCAGCCCGCGCGCCAGATGCGGATCGTCATTCATCGCCTTCTTCGCGCCCTTGTTGGCGATGGCCAAGGTAAAGGGCAGGGTGGCGTTGGTGAGCGCGATGGTTGAGGTGCGCGCCACCGCGCCCGGCATGTTGGCGACGCAGTAATGGACCACGCCGTCGACGATGAAGGTCGGGCTCTGGTGGGTGGTGGGTTTGGATGTTTCGAAACAGCCGCCCTGATCGATAGCGATATCGACCAGCACCGCGCCATCCTTCATTTTCTTGAGCATCTCGCGGGTGACGAGCTTGGGCGCTGCCGCGCCGGGGATCAGCACTGCGCCGACCACAAGGTCAGCCCCGATAATGGCTTCTTCCACCGAGGCTGCGGTCGAGAACGCCGTTTTCGCGCGACCCTGGAACTGGGTGTCCAGCTCAGCCAGACGCCGAATCGAGCGGTCGAAGATCGTCACGTCCGCGCGCATGCCCACGGCCATTTCAGCTGCGTGGGTACCCGATACGCCGCCGCCGAGAATGACGACTTTGGCAGGCTGCACGCCCGGCACACCGCCCAGCAGCATGCCGCGCCCGCCATGGGATTTTTCCAGCGCCGTTGCACCGACCTGGATCGACATGCGGCCCGCAACTTCCGACATCGGCTTCAGGAGCGGCAGGCGGCCTTCATTGTCGGTCACCGTCTCGTAGGCGATGGCGATGCAGCCGGAGTCCATCAGCCCCTTGGTCTGCTCAGGATCGGGCGCGAGGTGGAGATAGGTGAAGAGGGTGTGATCGGGGGTAAGGCGCGCATACTCGATGGCTTGCGGCTCTTTCACCTTCACGATCAGCTCACCCGTCTGGAACACCGCGTCCGCGTCGGGGAGGATTTTCGCACCCACCGCCTCATAGGCGCTATCGGCAAAGCCGACACCGTCACCGGCTTTGGTCTCGACAAACACTTCATGGCCGGCCTGCACCAGCTCGGCAGCGCCCGCAGGCGTCAGGCCGACGCGGTATTCGTGAACCTTGATCTCTCTGGGTACGCCAACGCGCATGAGGGTCTCTCCCGGTGTTTTCTGACTGTCAGGTGTGTCCCTGAAGTTGCGGTGAAGCTACCGGAAACGGCAGGTATCTGCAATCTGGATGATAATCATGCAATAATATTGCAGATTTGTGGAATAAATCGGAGAGTCCTGCCATATTGGGTGTGCCGGGCGGGCCGGAAATCGCAAACTCTTCGAGAAATGGGCCATGAACCTTGATGATACTGATCGCGCCCTGCTGACCCTTCTGCAGGCCGAAGGACGTCTGACCAATGCGGAGCTTGCCGAGCGGGTGGGGCTGTCGCCTTCTGCCTGTCACCGGCGTGTCCGGGCACTGGAGGCGCGCGGCGTCGTGATCGGATATGCTGCCCTGCTGAATGCCGATGCAGTAGGGCGGGGGCTGACTGTGCTGGTGCTGGTCACGCTGGAGAATCAGCGCCGCGAGACGATGCAGGCTTTCGAGACGGCGGTGGAGAAGGTGGAGGAGGTGATGGACTGCTACCTCACCACCGGCGCGGAAGATTATCTGTTGCGCCTGATGGTGAGCGATGCGCGCGATTATGAGCGCGTGCACCGCGAGCGGCTGTCCGGCCTGCCGGGTGTGGCGCGCCTCATCTCCAATATCGCCATGCGCAAGGTTTTCACGCGCACGGCCCTGCCGCTGGCTGGCGGT from Glycocaulis abyssi harbors:
- a CDS encoding competence/damage-inducible protein A, with the protein product MSERPVKAAVLVIGDEVLSGRTQDVNVRQIAEFLSPLGITLGEARVVSDVQDDIVEALNALRTRWDYVFTTGGIGPTHDDITADAVAAAFGRPIDVRADALEILNTWYANSGTQLTPARLRMARIPDGAELIANPVTGAPGFQLENVFVLAGVPKIARGMLEDIAHRLKGGAVTQSASIRLEGVREGDIAEMLGQAAVSFPAVSIGSYPWFEELAGGGLSRGVAVVLRSADGAALAKAEQTLRSQLPAQP
- a CDS encoding ATP-dependent Clp protease proteolytic subunit — encoded protein: MADGFRAHPIRNDDEDAPEKDAAPAGEDFVGKALFESRTILITGGISDKVARSVCAQLFALAAKSDDPILVVISSPGGHVESGDMIHDTMKFIKPRVIVLGSGWVASAGALIFVGAEKQDRYCLPNTRFLIHQPSGGAGGAASDIEIQVREMRMMRDRLNRIFAEATGQSLERIEKDTDRDFWLTAKDAIEYGLCHKIVTRQDEIKR
- a CDS encoding DUF4238 domain-containing protein is translated as MSQKQNHNRQRTKNSHWVPQAYLRAFAAEHDAERIWRFSHTKGDAQLKLIEKVAYKRHLYSTHDDTTGSLNDALEKKLADLEQWFGSPIWRTLQRDVVDLSWQPLRKIVSLLAATMFLRNPRTLEEHSKMHEHLVKLFSQFNEPPDRVTVGDRTFDFDDTSWETFRAADTDDVKKIWFRQIESAVIFAKIFMNMRWSMMMAPRPAFITSDAPITFCHPSLEFSGINDPETTIHFPISPTRVLNMDNFHSEPANQYYPCDDECYVTTNLLIWRSAIEYMFTHRHPDYIMDELLRKAEAEGYA
- a CDS encoding PAS domain S-box protein, which gives rise to MSGDITRDIFFQNHPDPMLIYELATRRILVVNQTFQIRYGYTQDDLKTLRLDDLHPDEELEKLESNVAAVSEGLDRAGIWQHRLKSGEFIHVEITSHTMEYKGKACELVVARDMTERVRFEKERDQALKREEVLRSRAEAAAYHFQSLFESAPGMLLVLEPEDYTIVAISDAYLNATKRRRSDIMGKPLFDVFPDDPDDPEANGVAAVTAVLERVKDSGLSEALPLVRFPIERPEEEGGGFEERWWLSVFSAVNGPDGRAQYVICRSEDVTGLIAGQNRDADQLAAELAERPLELDLMVHSRELREATLRLNEREASIRTVERLLALGQWRFDLQTQKLEWSDSTFRMYGLDPETCEPDYDLYVSLVHPDDRARMESWFADFIESGERSGEFWHRIVRPDGRVITVRGVAERAITPEGEATTGFVQDITGQLETDARLSEADHLLRLAGKSARFGAWRVDLGRGVAEWSEEVADIHDMPGTRELPVDEAIGFYAPESIDRLREVYEHCINTGEPFDEMLVIISAKGRRVWCRSIGEAERNAAGEVIAVRGAFQDISELVSARLESAELAERLQNTLNTMSDAFYLLDEGMCFSFVNKEAERALRTPRQDLLGKHVWEAFPGAREALEPYYQQAVDTGESANTSFWYDELGVWFRVRVHPGPDGLAVYFQDITEERQAQEQLYLLEKAVARANDVVVIADSKVTDEGPRIVYVNDAFERVFGYTRDEVVGQSTSILRGPLTDPETLEEIFAAFRAMAPVRTEIVHYTRSGEGRWMDVAAVPITDTEGRHTHWLGVQRDITERKRDEEALRIARDEAEEANRLKSEFLANMSHEIRTPLNGVLGMSQLLARTDLDARQTRMIETVQTSGKALLSIINDILDLSKIEAGLMTIEPEAVEVDALCEQALSSVRGTAQNKALALDLAIDEAVPGHITADRRRLAQVLINLLGNAVKFTEAGSVWLNVDCPDAQTIRFEVTDTGPGISPQQAEHIFDRFRQVDASYARRHEGTGLGLALSKEFTSLMGGHITLHSRPGEGSRFAVHLPLVTTRAGADGGHEAANVVSLPKDMGRILVAEDNATNRETLEMFLDELGLARPVCVTNGRDAVERALAEDFSLIIMDISMPVMSGLDAIRAIRASTSRRRDIPILALTAHAALQDREECLQAGANDYLAKPVDLAALASALSKLVSKRAAG
- a CDS encoding sulfurtransferase; amino-acid sequence: MLVSPQEAMVREQAVFIDASWFMPASGRTGRDAFAQTRIAGALFFDIDAVADLTSPLPHMAPGSATLSRWFAAHALQPGQTLIIYDQNTGFAAPRVWWTLRRFGLSPLILDGGFAAWSAAGGAVETGPAPEPAVTATGPDLHLINDDAMRWNDVLHHIEAGDALIVDARPPGRFAGTDPEPRAGLKSGHMPGAVNLPSGRLLDGEGRFLQGEALAAALPATDRHQRIICTCGSGVTAAILHAGFTAAGFKDVWLYDGSWTEWAGRGDLPIVKS
- a CDS encoding NAD(P)H-dependent flavin oxidoreductase; protein product: MAGLDILEGRLSVPVIGAPLFIISHPDLVIAQCKAGVVGSFPALNARPQSQLDEWLDQITSELDSYNRANPDKPAAPFAVNQIVHRSNERLEADMETCAKYKVPLVITSLGAREDLNNAVHSWGGKTLHDIINVRFANKALEKGADGLIAVCSGAGGHAGTLSPFALIAEIREFFDGPLLVSGAISTGAGVLAAQAMGADYAYIGSAFIATAEARATESYKQGIVEGRADDIVYTNLFTGVHGNYLKKSITDAGLDPDNLPESDPSKMNFGSGSNSAAKAWKDIWGSGQGIGSVDKVRSTADYVDLLKAQYAAAKKRVC
- the ald gene encoding alanine dehydrogenase, with amino-acid sequence MRVGVPREIKVHEYRVGLTPAGAAELVQAGHEVFVETKAGDGVGFADSAYEAVGAKILPDADAVFQTGELIVKVKEPQAIEYARLTPDHTLFTYLHLAPDPEQTKGLMDSGCIAIAYETVTDNEGRLPLLKPMSEVAGRMSIQVGATALEKSHGGRGMLLGGVPGVQPAKVVILGGGVSGTHAAEMAVGMRADVTIFDRSIRRLAELDTQFQGRAKTAFSTAASVEEAIIGADLVVGAVLIPGAAAPKLVTREMLKKMKDGAVLVDIAIDQGGCFETSKPTTHQSPTFIVDGVVHYCVANMPGAVARTSTIALTNATLPFTLAIANKGAKKAMNDDPHLARGLNVAEGHVTYEPVARDLGHKYVKPDWLTSI